In one window of Arachis ipaensis cultivar K30076 chromosome B06, Araip1.1, whole genome shotgun sequence DNA:
- the LOC107647695 gene encoding probable indole-3-pyruvate monooxygenase YUCCA10: protein MEETTVVIVGGGPSGLAISACLKQYSISHIVLEKEDCNVSLWRKHAYDRVNLHLAKEFCELPLMSYPPSYPTFPSKSCFLEYVDRYVERFEISPRYCRTVESATYDEGEQMWKIEAKAMVKEGDMEKVVDEVYRAKYVVIATGENSEGYIPNVVGLDTFSGQILHSKHYKSGSIFASKEVLVVGCGNSGMEIAYDLQISGAKTSILMRNPVI, encoded by the coding sequence atggaggaaacGACAGTGGTAATTGTAGGTGGTGGACCTTCAGGGCTTGCAATATCAGCATGCCTTAAGCAATACTCAATTAGTCACATAGTACTTGAGAAAGAGGATTGCAATGTTTCTCTTTGGAGAAAGCATGCTTATGATAGAGTAAACCTTCATTTGGCCAAAGAGTTTTGTGAGTTACCTTTGATGTCTTACCCTCCTTCTTACCCTACCTTCCCCTCCAAGTCTTGTTTTCTCGAATACGTCGACAGATATGTCGAACGTTTCGAGATTAGCCCTCGCTACTGCCGGACAGTGGAGTCGGCCACGTACGACGAGGGCGAACAGATGTGGAAGATTGAGGCAAAGGCGATGGTTAAAGAAGGGGATATGGAGAAGGTGGTTGATGAGGTTTATAGGGCAAAGTATGTTGTGATAGCCACAGGTGAAAATAGTGAAGGATATATTCCAAATGTGGTTGGCTTAGACACTTTTAGTGGACAAATATTGCATTCCAAACACTATAAAAGTGGTTCTATATTTGCATCAAAAGAGGTTTTGGTTGTTGGATGCGGCAATTCTGGAATGGAAATTGCATATGATCTTCAAATTTCTGGTGCCAAAACTTCAATTCTCATGAGAAATCCGGTAATTTAA
- the LOC107605475 gene encoding PHD finger protein ALFIN-LIKE 4: MEEEPDTYNPRTVEEVFRDFKSRRTALIKALTTDAEEFFKQCDPEKDNLCLYGFPTEEWEVNLPVEEVPPEIPEPTLGINFARDGLDKQEWLSLVAAHSDAWILGVAFYFGARVGFDRADRKRLFTMINDLPTIFEVVTGMGKTPASNHSSNKSKSNSKKGSESKPKNSKATQSKDKDGEEQGGDVPCGACGESYDDGFWICCDICEKWFHGKCVKITPARAEHIKQYKCPSCSNKRARQ; the protein is encoded by the exons ATGGAGGAAGAACCTGATACCTACAATCCTCGTACCGTCGAAGAGGTATTCCGTGATTTCAAGTCTCGCCGTACTGCTTTGATCAAAGCCCTCACCACTG ATGCTGAAGAGTTCTTCAAGCAGTGTGATCCCG AAAAGGACAATCTTTGCCTGTATGGATTTCCTACCGAGGAGTGGGAAGTTAATCTGCCTGTTGAGGAGGTGCCTCCAGAGATTCCGGAGCCAACATTGGGTATTAACTTTGCCAGAGATGGGCTTGATAAACAGGAATGGCTATCTTTGGTTGCTGCTCATAGTGATGCTTGGATACTCGGTGTGGCTTTTTATTTTGGTGCTAGAGTTGGATTTGACAGGGCTGATAG GAAGAGACTATTTACTATGATAAATGATCTTCCAACCATATTTGAGGTTGTTACAGGAATGGGAAAGACACCAGCTTCTAATCATAGCAGTAACAAATCTAAATCAAACTCAAAG AAAGGTTCCGAGTCTAAGCCGAAGAATTCTAAGGCAACACAATCAAAGGACAAGGATGGTGAAGAACAGGGAGGAGACGTTCCTTGTGGGGCATGTGGAGAGAGCTATGATGATGGGTTCTGGATTTGCTGCGACATATGCGAGAAGTGGTTCCATGGAAAGTGTGTGAAGATTACTCCTGCAAGGGCTGAACACATCAAGCAGTACAAATGTCCATCTTGCAGCAACAAGAGAGCTAGACAGTAA
- the LOC110263623 gene encoding serine/threonine-protein kinase STY17-like has product MMMSLKKSPQIHEKEKGALSPLSSSSSKASSSIRDNSGNNKNNNKKKYVEPPSPALPSGCCRGFTNNNNVKIKNNATSTTNNNGSISSTSQQNHQQLLYQRLQSKVADLEKEVQKQAELRVMYRKRMERTQDYLRYCLQIAQDNGILDLIVKQPPLSHALSSSSIIASPQVQIPTTTTTTHLAQIIDQAKINGWYIDPIEIELEEKIGEGSTADIYKGRWRGFQVAVKCISAEFFRTNQNGVVCFVQELETLSKQRHRFVLQLMGACLDPPQHAWIVTEYLTTNLKEYLHGPANTRSKHRAVPLSPFRDRLLMALEISQAMQYLHHHNPKIIHRDLKPSNIFLDDALHVRVADFGHARFLGDQEMALTGETGTYVYMAPEVIRCEPYNEKCDVYSFGIILNELLTGKHPYIETEYGPTKIAMEVVEGKLRPMLPCDDDANLMEELIDLINLCWDANPSTRPSFAAITRTLEIYVNKLYQTISTP; this is encoded by the exons ATGATGATGAGCTTGAAGAAGAGCCCTCAAATTCATGAGAAAGAGAAAGGAGCATTATccccattatcatcatcatcatccaaggCAAGTTCTTCAATAAGGGACAATAGTggtaataataagaataataataaaaagaagtaTGTAGAGCCACCAAGCCCTGCTTTACCTTCTGGTTGTTGCCGAGGATTCACCAATAATAATAATGTCAAGATCAAGAATAATGCTACTTCTACTACTAATAATAATGGATCCATATCGTCAACCTCACAACAAAATCACCAACAACTGCTTTACCAAAGACTCCAATCTAAG GTGGCAGATTTAGAAAAGGAAGTGCAAAAGCAAGCAGAACTAAGAGTAATGTACAGGAAAAgaatggaaagaacacaagacTACTTGAGATATTGCCTTCAAATAGCACAAGACAATGGAATATTGGACCTTATTGTTAAACAACCTCCTCTCTCTCATGCTCTAAGCTCATCCTCCATTATTGCAAGCCCTCAAGTTCAAATCcccactactactactactactcatCTTGCTCAGATCATAGATCAAGCCAAAATCAATGGATGGTACATTGATCCTATTGAG ATTGAGTTGGAAGAGAAAATTGGGGAAGGAAGCACCGCAGACATATACAAGGGAAGATGGCGAGGATTTCAAGTGGCAGTGAAGTGCATATCGGCAGAGTTCTTCCGCACAaaccaaaacggcgtcgtttgctTCGTTCAAGAGCTCGAAACCCTCTCCAAACAACGCCATAGATTTGTTCTTCAGCTAATGGGTGCGTGCTTGGACCCTCCCCAACACGCGTGGATTGTAACCGAATACTTAACCACCAATCTAAAAGAGTATCTACATGGCCCTGCCAATACAAGAAGCAAACACAGAGCGGTGCCACTCTCACCCTTTAGAGACAGGCTTCTCATGGCATTGGAGATTTCACAAGCTATGCAATATTTGCATCACCACAACCCTAAGATTATTCATCGTGATCTCAAACCGTCTAATATTTTTTTAGACGATGCCTTGCATGTTAGGGTTGCGGATTTCGGCCATGCTCGATTCTTAGGCGATCAGGAGATGGCTCTCACTGGAGAAACAG GAACATATGTGTACATGGCACCAGAGGTGATCCGATGTGAACCTTACAATGAAAAATGTGATGTATACAGTTTTGGAATCATACTGAATGAGCTTCTAACTGGAAAACATCCATACATTGAGACAGAATATGGTCCCACCAAG ATTGCAATGGAAGTTGTGGAGGGTAAGCTGAGGCCAATGCTTCCATGTGATGATGATGCTAACCTAATGGAAGAGCTAATTGACCTTATTAACCTTTGCTGGGATGCAAACCCATCAACAAGACCATCTTTTGCAGCTATCACACGTACCCTTGAAATTTATGTGAACAAGCTCTATCAAACTATATCAActccttaa
- the LOC107648546 gene encoding protein BIG GRAIN 1-like B, with the protein MFLFPPFINSFHHVPLFPQFLHSHSQLSSKFTLFNFNMKNNTLIDHEHYHHSSRFLHNPSFSSTLLDQIYRSIDQSEQHNYTNTPNHMKTFFTQTTSRTEKNKKQEPSTRSTSRDYDNDVTCFSSTSLSSDSSSSSSSSAGFSSSDTESTRPSRTRSSSSCFLPLRPVKTSASLRDEEKGDDDRRKFHSFRHDFKTELGALIGGDRGEDDYESLSMKSKSRALKIYNNLKKVKQPISPGAKITSFLNSIFATSKKTKSTNHDIKNIYQNRLHESNDASKNVDNDAKKSKSIQTSLPSTCSFSRSCLSKTGRLHRSNDIPEEEREAKLVQTSTHSSLSSSKSCLSKSLTSEREKLRNGTKRTVRFYPVSVIVGEEGINNKVATKTWKNSSNVEKSKVVKEAAREFLEEYHKNKNKNNLVSEALMDLHKNNNNKINNANHDEDDDDDDVASCASSDLFELDHLAELPVYETTHVCTNRAIANGLAV; encoded by the exons ATGTTCCTATTTCCCCCCTTTATAAACTCCTTCCACCATGTTCCCCTCTTCCCCCAATTTCTCCATTCTCATTCTCAACTTTCTTCCAAATTTACCCTTTTCAATTT CAATATGAAGAACAACACACTCATAGATCATGAACACTACCACCATAGCAGCAGATTCCTTCACAATCCTTCTTTCTCTTCAACCCTCCTTGACCAAATCTACCGTTCCATTGACCAATCCGAACAACACAATTACACAAATACCCCCAATCACATGAAGACCTTCTTCACACAAACAACTTCAAGAACAGAGAAGAACAAGAAACAGGAACCATCAACAAGAAGCACGTCACGTGACTATGACAATGACGTCACGTGCTTCAGTTCCACGTCACTTTCCTCCGATTCCAGctcgtcctcttcttcttccgcGGGATTTTCATCCTCCGACACGGAGTCAACAAGGCCGTCAAGAACGCGCTCGTCCTCATCGTGCTTCTTGCCTCTGAGGCCGGTGAAGACTAGCGCGTCCTTGAGGGACGAGGAGAAAGGAGACGATGATCGTCGAAAGTTCCACAGCTTTCGCCACGATTTCAAAACCGAATTAGGTGCTCTAATCGGCGGAGATCGTGGCGAAGATGATTATGAATCATTATCCATGAAATCCAAGTCAAGAGCGTTGAAGATCTATAACAATCTCAAGAAGGTGAAGCAACCAATTTCACCCGGTGCTAAGATCACTAGCTTTCTCAACTCGATCTTCGCTACTTCCAAGAAAACCAAGTCCACCAACCATGATATAAAGAATATTTATCAGAATCggttacatgaatcaaacgacgctagTAAGAACGTGGACAACGATGCAAAAAAGTCAAAGTCAATTCAAACTTCATTGCCTTCTACTTGTTCATTTTCGAGGTCTTGTTTGAGTAAGACTGGTCGGCTACATAGATCAAACGACATTccagaagaagaaagagaagccaAGTTAGTTCAAACTTCAACacattcttctctttcttcttctaaaTCTTGTTTGAGCAAGAGTCTAACTTCCGAAAGGGAAAAGCTTCGCAACGGGACAAAAAGAACGGTTCGATTCTACCCCGTGAGCGTGATTGTGGGTGAAGAAGGAATCAATAATAAAGTTGCCACAAAAACATGGAAGAATAGCAGCAACGTAGAGAAGAGCAAGGTGGTGAAAGAAGCTGCAAGGGAGTTCTTGGAAGAGTACcataagaacaagaacaagaacaatttGGTTTCAGAAGCTTTAATGGATTtgcataaaaataataataacaaaataaataatgcaAATCACGACGAAGACGACGACGACGATGACGTGGCAAGTTGTGCAAGTTCGGATCTGTTTGAGCTTGATCATTTGGCTGAGCTTCCTGTGTATGAAACAACTCATGTTTGCACTAATCGTGCCATTGCTAATGGTCTTGCTGTGTAG